One Megamonas hypermegale genomic window carries:
- the jag gene encoding RNA-binding cell elongation regulator Jag/EloR produces MARVIEVTGKDIEEAKKAALLQLNLPEERVIFEVLEEPSKGFFGIIGTKEAKIRATEKEFTPLEKGQEFLKSVFKAMHKDIAIECVEEDINYKFNLIGDDLGVLIGKHGQTLDSLQYLTNMAANKNVMGARVRIVLDVENYRSRREETLCQLAQKLAARARKYRNKVVLEPMNRHERKIIHMALQDYADIITYSEGVEPHRKIVVDIKHNKNEDLLIK; encoded by the coding sequence ATGGCAAGAGTCATTGAAGTAACTGGTAAAGATATCGAAGAGGCAAAAAAAGCTGCTCTTTTACAGTTAAATTTACCAGAAGAGCGTGTAATTTTTGAAGTCTTAGAAGAACCATCAAAAGGGTTTTTTGGTATTATTGGTACAAAAGAAGCTAAAATAAGAGCAACAGAAAAAGAATTTACACCACTTGAAAAAGGACAGGAATTTTTAAAAAGTGTGTTTAAGGCAATGCATAAAGATATTGCCATTGAATGTGTAGAAGAAGATATAAATTATAAATTCAATCTCATCGGTGATGATTTAGGTGTTCTTATCGGTAAACATGGCCAAACTCTTGATTCATTGCAGTATTTAACAAATATGGCAGCTAATAAAAATGTTATGGGCGCTAGAGTTCGCATCGTTTTAGATGTGGAAAATTATCGTAGTCGCCGTGAAGAAACTTTATGTCAATTAGCACAAAAATTGGCTGCTAGAGCGCGTAAATACAGAAACAAGGTTGTACTTGAACCGATGAATCGTCATGAACGAAAAATAATTCATATGGCTCTTCAAGATTATGCAGATATTATCACATACAGCGAAGGTGTAGAACCACATCGCAAAATTGTAGTAGATATTAAGCATAATAAAAATGAAGATTTGTTAATTAAATAA
- a CDS encoding YidC/Oxa1 family membrane protein insertase, whose amino-acid sequence MDFLSSIFNPLVQALEFILGFIHDIFSVVGIESYGIAIIVLTVIIKMIFYPLTVKQVKSMKAMQELQPKMKKLQEKYKNDPKRLQLEMGNLYKTAGVNPLAGCLPLLVQMPFLMGMFYALQSLDYGGDPTFLWIKNLSNPDPFYILPVLSALSTFIVQKQTASSSGSAQMQMQMKIMSIVMPLFIGWISCNFAAGLVIYWIVNNVMQILQQWWMYRHEDTTAKKE is encoded by the coding sequence TTGGACTTTCTTTCTTCTATTTTTAATCCTTTAGTGCAAGCTTTGGAATTTATTTTAGGTTTTATTCATGATATTTTTAGTGTTGTAGGAATAGAATCTTACGGTATAGCGATAATTGTATTAACAGTTATCATTAAGATGATTTTTTATCCACTTACTGTAAAACAGGTTAAATCCATGAAGGCAATGCAAGAATTGCAGCCTAAAATGAAAAAATTACAAGAAAAATATAAGAATGACCCGAAACGTTTACAGTTAGAAATGGGCAATTTATATAAAACAGCTGGTGTAAATCCTTTAGCAGGATGTTTGCCTTTACTTGTACAAATGCCATTTTTAATGGGTATGTTCTATGCTTTACAAAGTCTTGATTATGGTGGAGATCCGACTTTTTTATGGATTAAAAATTTGTCTAATCCAGACCCATTTTATATATTGCCTGTCTTATCAGCTTTAAGTACTTTTATAGTACAAAAACAGACAGCATCTTCATCAGGCTCAGCACAGATGCAAATGCAGATGAAGATTATGTCTATTGTAATGCCTTTATTCATCGGTTGGATCAGTTGTAACTTTGCTGCTGGATTGGTAATATACTGGATTGTTAATAACGTTATGCAGATATTACAGCAGTGGTGGATGTACAGACATGAAGATACGACTGCGAAAAAGGAGTAA
- a CDS encoding MFS transporter, producing the protein MQRDSLVFQKNLLIAIVVLFWFAQYVYVPFQTPYLIGMQVSSSMVGIIIGIYGFSQMALRMPIGIMADKNGHHKFFIIVGVASSALASIFRILLSPEIGFFIGNILSGLASAMWISFMVLYASYFTKENLQKAMGLIIAANNIGVLGGFVISTLLYNYLGMNFLCLLSVCSGVPAILLSFLIKETRSEATTLKVSSLIKVYVDKRLIFFALIALVQQGILMATCMSFTTQVAHELNATSIQIGLLSIVYIVSAVIFSYFSASVFAQRYSSKFWIATIMFCLAIYCFIVPNVQSPNLLILAQILAGMSTGIIFSFATSEAMKNVPVEKRSTAMGYYQAIYAVGMTVVPMFSGIISESYGLDMAFYIEGTVAVLATLAVIVLFHQKK; encoded by the coding sequence GTGCAAAGAGATAGTTTAGTTTTTCAAAAAAATTTATTGATTGCGATTGTAGTATTATTTTGGTTCGCTCAATATGTATATGTGCCATTTCAAACGCCATATTTAATCGGTATGCAGGTATCTTCTAGTATGGTTGGGATAATCATAGGTATTTATGGCTTCTCGCAAATGGCACTTAGAATGCCAATCGGTATCATGGCAGATAAAAACGGTCATCATAAGTTTTTTATCATTGTAGGAGTAGCATCTTCTGCTTTAGCTTCAATTTTTCGCATACTGCTTTCGCCAGAGATTGGTTTTTTTATTGGCAATATTTTATCTGGTTTAGCTTCCGCAATGTGGATATCCTTCATGGTTTTATACGCAAGTTATTTTACGAAAGAAAATCTACAAAAAGCAATGGGACTTATAATTGCGGCAAATAATATTGGGGTTTTAGGCGGATTTGTCATAAGTACATTGCTTTATAATTATTTAGGCATGAATTTTTTATGTCTATTGAGTGTTTGCAGTGGCGTTCCAGCGATATTGCTTTCATTTTTAATAAAAGAAACGAGAAGTGAAGCGACGACTTTAAAAGTGAGTTCATTGATAAAGGTCTATGTAGATAAGAGATTGATTTTCTTTGCATTAATCGCTTTGGTGCAGCAAGGAATACTAATGGCTACGTGTATGAGTTTTACTACGCAAGTAGCACATGAATTAAATGCCACATCAATACAAATCGGTTTATTGTCTATTGTATATATCGTATCAGCTGTAATTTTTTCATATTTTTCAGCTTCTGTTTTTGCGCAGCGGTACAGTTCTAAATTTTGGATTGCAACGATAATGTTTTGTTTAGCTATCTATTGTTTTATTGTACCGAATGTGCAGTCACCTAATTTATTAATTTTGGCGCAAATTTTAGCTGGTATGTCAACAGGTATAATATTTTCTTTTGCAACATCTGAAGCTATGAAAAATGTGCCAGTAGAAAAGCGTTCGACGGCGATGGGATATTATCAAGCTATTTATGCTGTAGGAATGACAGTTGTGCCGATGTTTTCAGGTATTATCTCAGAAAGTTATGGCTTAGATATGGCTTTTTATATTGAAGGGACAGTTGCAGTTTTAGCTACATTAGCAGTGATAGTATTATTTCATCAAAAAAAATGA
- a CDS encoding YbaN family protein codes for MHERKSIFTRYFFISIGCLSFILGTVGIILPILPTVPFYMLTVFCFAKGSEKLERWFKGTDLYKNHLEIFEQKRQMRVDTKLKIISTVTILMAGAIYLMPKGLIVGYIVIGLIWFIHVFYFIFSVKNAK; via the coding sequence ATGCATGAACGAAAAAGCATTTTTACACGGTATTTTTTTATATCTATAGGTTGTTTAAGTTTTATTTTGGGAACAGTTGGTATTATTTTGCCAATATTGCCGACCGTTCCTTTTTATATGTTAACTGTATTTTGTTTTGCTAAAGGCTCAGAAAAGTTAGAACGTTGGTTTAAGGGTACAGATTTATATAAAAATCATTTAGAGATTTTTGAACAAAAAAGACAGATGCGTGTAGATACAAAATTAAAGATTATATCTACAGTTACAATATTGATGGCTGGTGCAATATACTTAATGCCAAAAGGATTAATTGTTGGGTATATTGTAATTGGTTTAATATGGTTTATACATGTATTTTATTTCATTTTTAGTGTAAAAAATGCAAAATAA
- the mnmE gene encoding tRNA uridine-5-carboxymethylaminomethyl(34) synthesis GTPase MnmE, with amino-acid sequence MKDFADNDTIAAIATPPGEGGIGIVRISGENAGFVADKFFKPVKKGFSVIDFKTHQAVYGKVIDDVGNVIDEALCIAMWAPNSYTKENVVEIQSHGGSLVVHRILELALSHGARMAEPGEFTKRAFLNGRLDLSQAQSVMDIIQARTDASLRMAAGHLQGAFSEEIKSMRHDILEIIAHLEASIDFPEDDIEDVAKQEAEEKICKIKDRIDEILKTFHTGRILREGLMTAIIGKPNVGKSSLLNALLREERAIVTDIPGTTRDSLEEYANIKGVPLRIIDTAGIRETQDKVEQIGVEKSVSYLQRADLILALFDISRPLSTEDEEIINMLEGKKGIILLTKKDLPKEIDVDDLKDKLHGDFKYIYISTLNKEGLKDLEDEIVSRVYSGNSGQAEGCFVSNLRQAEALKAAKKHLEECLNTIKMDMAEDFIVIDVRSAWEKLGEITGDTVDEDIIDQIFSQFCIGK; translated from the coding sequence ATGAAAGATTTTGCAGATAATGATACAATTGCAGCAATAGCGACACCTCCAGGTGAAGGTGGTATCGGCATTGTTCGCATAAGTGGAGAAAATGCTGGTTTTGTTGCAGATAAATTTTTTAAACCTGTAAAAAAAGGTTTTTCTGTAATAGATTTTAAAACGCACCAAGCTGTTTATGGAAAAGTAATCGATGATGTAGGCAATGTCATTGATGAAGCGTTATGTATAGCTATGTGGGCACCAAACTCTTATACAAAAGAAAATGTCGTAGAAATACAAAGCCATGGCGGAAGTTTGGTAGTACATCGCATTTTAGAATTGGCATTGAGTCATGGCGCAAGAATGGCTGAACCGGGCGAATTTACTAAAAGAGCTTTTTTAAATGGTAGATTGGATTTATCGCAAGCTCAATCAGTCATGGATATCATTCAAGCTAGAACAGATGCTTCACTTCGCATGGCTGCTGGTCATTTACAGGGTGCTTTTTCAGAAGAGATAAAATCCATGCGTCATGATATCTTGGAAATAATTGCTCATTTAGAAGCATCAATAGATTTTCCTGAAGATGATATTGAAGATGTGGCAAAACAAGAAGCTGAAGAAAAAATTTGTAAGATAAAAGACCGCATAGATGAGATTTTAAAGACATTCCATACAGGGAGAATTTTGCGAGAAGGGCTTATGACAGCTATTATTGGTAAGCCTAATGTAGGGAAATCCAGTTTATTAAATGCTCTATTGCGAGAAGAAAGAGCTATAGTAACAGATATTCCAGGAACGACGCGCGATAGCTTAGAGGAATATGCTAATATTAAAGGTGTACCACTTAGAATAATAGACACAGCAGGTATTCGCGAAACGCAGGATAAAGTTGAACAAATCGGTGTGGAAAAATCTGTATCATATTTGCAAAGAGCTGATTTGATTTTAGCGTTATTTGATATCTCTCGACCGTTATCTACAGAAGATGAAGAAATCATAAATATGCTTGAAGGCAAAAAGGGTATCATTTTATTGACTAAAAAGGATTTGCCAAAAGAAATTGATGTAGATGATTTAAAAGATAAACTACATGGTGATTTTAAATATATTTATATCTCTACGTTAAATAAAGAAGGATTAAAGGATTTAGAAGATGAGATTGTCAGCCGTGTTTATAGTGGTAATAGTGGACAAGCAGAAGGCTGTTTTGTAAGCAATTTAAGACAAGCTGAAGCACTTAAAGCTGCTAAAAAACATTTAGAAGAATGTTTAAATACGATAAAAATGGACATGGCAGAAGACTTTATTGTCATAGATGTGCGTTCTGCTTGGGAAAAATTGGGTGAAATAACAGGTGATACAGTCGATGAAGATATTATCGACCAGATTTTTAGCCAGTTCTGTATTGGAAAATAA
- a CDS encoding AtpZ/AtpI family protein, whose translation MKKPKSTWETFSFVSGIGFHFVITIGICIFIGRKADLYFNTTPVCTLIGIILGMITAIYTAYQKVKDVNK comes from the coding sequence ATGAAAAAACCAAAATCAACTTGGGAAACTTTTTCTTTTGTAAGTGGCATAGGTTTTCATTTCGTTATAACAATAGGGATATGCATTTTCATTGGCCGTAAAGCTGATTTATATTTTAACACAACACCTGTATGCACATTAATCGGTATCATTTTAGGAATGATTACAGCCATTTACACAGCGTATCAAAAAGTAAAAGATGTTAATAAATAA
- the rpmH gene encoding 50S ribosomal protein L34 has protein sequence MKQTFQPNTHWKKKTHGFRQRMKTKGGRLVLKRRRARGRHKLSA, from the coding sequence TTGAAACAGACATTTCAGCCAAATACTCATTGGAAAAAGAAAACTCATGGTTTCCGTCAACGCATGAAAACTAAAGGTGGTCGCCTTGTTTTAAAAAGAAGACGTGCTAGAGGAAGACATAAGTTATCCGCATAA
- a CDS encoding DMT family transporter, with protein sequence MNTHLKGVLMVLSATAMWGLVGILVQYLISQKQFTPEWLVNTRLLASGLILLIATYFFYEKNIFKILKHNLVGLILLGIIGMLGSQYGFYIAIKYSNAPTATILVFLLPVFIMLYTLIIKHKRPSGVELICILFAITGTICIVTKGDFSSIVLSPMALVAGITSALCCVFYTLQPRKMLAKYSPTNVMGWSMLFGGIFISCFNNPLEIPGEITIYTLSAILGMILFGTVIAFCFYLKSLDYLPATQASILTVGEPLCSIILSVIFLNVSFSFIELIGATFILSTVFLLAKAK encoded by the coding sequence ATGAACACTCATTTAAAAGGCGTTTTAATGGTACTATCTGCCACTGCTATGTGGGGACTTGTAGGCATTCTTGTCCAATATTTAATCAGCCAAAAACAGTTCACACCTGAATGGCTCGTTAATACAAGATTGCTTGCTAGCGGTTTAATTCTTCTAATTGCCACTTATTTTTTTTACGAAAAAAATATATTTAAAATTTTAAAGCACAATCTAGTTGGACTTATTTTACTTGGTATAATCGGTATGCTCGGTTCACAATACGGCTTTTATATAGCTATAAAATACAGCAATGCACCGACTGCAACAATTTTAGTCTTCTTATTACCTGTTTTCATAATGCTTTACACATTAATCATTAAACATAAACGACCTTCTGGTGTTGAATTAATCTGCATTTTATTTGCTATCACTGGTACAATCTGCATCGTTACTAAAGGGGATTTTTCTTCTATTGTTCTTTCTCCAATGGCACTAGTTGCCGGTATTACATCTGCTCTTTGCTGTGTATTTTATACATTACAACCACGTAAGATGTTAGCCAAATACTCACCAACGAATGTCATGGGATGGAGTATGCTCTTTGGTGGAATATTCATATCTTGTTTTAATAATCCATTAGAAATTCCTGGTGAAATAACGATTTATACATTAAGTGCCATTTTAGGCATGATATTATTTGGCACTGTCATTGCTTTTTGCTTTTACTTGAAAAGTCTTGATTATTTACCAGCTACACAAGCCAGCATTTTAACCGTTGGAGAACCACTTTGTTCTATTATTTTATCAGTTATATTTTTAAACGTATCTTTTTCTTTTATAGAATTAATTGGAGCTACCTTTATTTTAAGCACCGTTTTTTTACTTGCTAAAGCTAAATAA
- the rnpA gene encoding ribonuclease P protein component: protein MKYTLPKKMVVKQNSDFQKIYRNGRSLANRNLVVYFCKAFHPSYRVAFAAGKKLGNAVTRNRVKRLLREAYRLHRHEIDENYCLLLVGRAAAVDISSTEMEKSFYSLCQRANVLRKEDEQK, encoded by the coding sequence ATGAAATATACTTTGCCAAAGAAAATGGTAGTAAAACAAAATAGTGATTTTCAGAAAATTTATCGAAATGGCCGTTCTCTAGCAAATAGGAATTTGGTCGTTTATTTTTGCAAAGCATTTCATCCATCCTATCGTGTGGCTTTTGCAGCTGGAAAAAAATTGGGAAATGCTGTTACGAGAAATCGAGTAAAAAGATTACTTAGAGAAGCATATAGACTACATCGTCACGAAATTGATGAGAATTATTGTTTATTGCTTGTTGGCAGAGCCGCAGCTGTGGATATTTCATCCACAGAGATGGAAAAGTCATTTTATTCATTATGCCAACGTGCAAATGTTTTGAGAAAAGAAGATGAACAAAAGTGA
- a CDS encoding uracil-DNA glycosylase produces MEIFHNDWAQYLNSELKEPYYLQLRQFLINEYKTQQIFPDMYDIFNALHYTSYHDTKVVILGQDPYHGDGQAHGLSFSVKPGIKPPPSLVNIFKELHDDLGCFVPNNGCLKPWTEQGVLLLNTVLTVRAHQANSHRNMGWEHFTDKIIELLNEREKPIAFILWGAPARRKKKMITNPKHFIVESAHPSPLSAYNGFFGSRPFSKVNKFLESVGEKPIDWQIPNI; encoded by the coding sequence ATGGAAATTTTTCACAATGATTGGGCGCAATATTTGAATTCAGAATTAAAAGAGCCGTATTATTTACAGTTGCGACAATTTTTGATTAATGAGTATAAAACACAGCAAATTTTTCCGGACATGTATGATATTTTTAATGCACTACATTACACAAGCTACCATGATACAAAAGTCGTAATCTTAGGACAAGACCCATATCATGGAGATGGACAGGCACATGGCTTGAGTTTTTCTGTAAAACCAGGCATAAAACCGCCACCATCTTTAGTTAATATTTTTAAAGAATTACATGATGATTTGGGCTGTTTTGTGCCTAATAATGGCTGTTTAAAACCATGGACAGAGCAAGGTGTTTTGCTTTTAAACACTGTACTGACAGTGCGTGCTCACCAAGCAAATTCACATCGCAATATGGGTTGGGAGCATTTTACTGATAAGATTATTGAGCTTTTAAATGAAAGAGAAAAACCGATTGCTTTTATTTTATGGGGTGCACCGGCTCGTCGTAAGAAGAAAATGATAACAAATCCGAAACATTTTATAGTAGAGTCAGCACATCCAAGCCCACTTTCAGCTTATAATGGATTTTTTGGCAGTAGACCATTTTCTAAGGTAAATAAGTTCTTGGAAAGTGTTGGCGAAAAACCAATTGATTGGCAGATACCAAATATTTGA
- the rsmG gene encoding 16S rRNA (guanine(527)-N(7))-methyltransferase RsmG: MNFVDELKIAATEYGLNLTEDQISAFNKYYELLYEWNKKINLTAITEPKDVAIKHMVDSLSCFKADLFKENTSLIDVGTGAGFPGLPLKIFYPSLKLTLLDSLNKRVKFLQLVVDELGLKDVEVIHARSEEAARNKKYREKFDLATARAVARLPIICEYCLPFVKDGGTFIALKGRQYEEEAAQAQKAIKVLGGEISDIMPVKLPEIDDKRAVIYIKKIKSTPKTYPRKAGTPERNPIV; encoded by the coding sequence ATGAATTTTGTAGATGAATTGAAGATAGCTGCAACAGAATACGGTTTAAACTTAACAGAAGACCAAATAAGCGCTTTTAATAAGTATTATGAGCTTCTTTATGAATGGAATAAAAAAATCAATTTGACGGCTATTACGGAGCCTAAAGACGTAGCGATAAAACACATGGTAGATTCACTTAGCTGTTTTAAAGCTGATTTATTTAAAGAAAATACTTCTTTAATCGATGTTGGAACAGGTGCAGGTTTTCCAGGTTTGCCACTTAAAATTTTTTATCCATCACTTAAATTGACATTATTAGATTCACTTAATAAACGCGTGAAATTCTTACAATTAGTTGTAGATGAATTGGGTTTAAAAGATGTTGAGGTAATTCATGCTAGAAGTGAAGAAGCTGCTCGCAATAAGAAATATCGTGAGAAATTTGATTTAGCGACAGCTAGAGCTGTAGCTAGATTGCCGATTATCTGTGAATATTGCCTACCATTTGTCAAAGATGGTGGAACATTTATTGCATTAAAAGGTCGTCAATATGAAGAAGAAGCAGCGCAAGCACAAAAGGCTATAAAGGTATTAGGCGGAGAGATTTCAGATATAATGCCTGTTAAATTGCCGGAAATCGATGACAAACGTGCTGTAATTTATATAAAAAAAATAAAATCTACACCGAAAACATATCCACGCAAAGCAGGAACACCAGAACGCAATCCGATTGTATAA
- the yidD gene encoding membrane protein insertion efficiency factor YidD, whose amino-acid sequence MKRIFIVLIVFYRNFISPLKPPCCRYIPTCSEYALIAIEKYGAYKGGWMAFKRIMRCHPFHKGGYDPVK is encoded by the coding sequence GTGAAGCGGATTTTCATTGTGTTGATTGTGTTTTATCGTAATTTTATATCACCTTTGAAACCGCCTTGCTGTCGTTATATTCCAACATGTTCGGAATATGCGTTAATTGCTATAGAAAAATACGGAGCGTACAAAGGTGGTTGGATGGCGTTTAAGAGAATAATGCGCTGTCATCCTTTTCATAAAGGTGGGTACGACCCGGTTAAATAG
- a CDS encoding RluA family pseudouridine synthase — protein sequence MLKYIVKNNVKEQSAKDYLKRHENISSSLWKKIKKQDEFFLNGQKIRPTRAIVKPGDIIEYRIVEQSNVLPVNLPLTICYEDDYLLIADKPAGILTHPLTFEAENTLANAVMYHYQQTNQQIGCHPLYRLDRNTSGLVVFAKVGQIQHLLGNNHQLLKRYYLALVHGKLTMPNGTIDEPIGRSLNSIILHRVDKNGKNAITHYRTIKTYDDYSLIELNLETGRTHQIRVHMSYLNHPLLGDDLYGGKRNLISRHALHAYKLQFIHPFTHKEITIESQLPLDMQKLL from the coding sequence ATGCTAAAATACATCGTAAAAAATAATGTCAAAGAACAATCCGCCAAAGATTATTTAAAACGACATGAAAATATTTCATCTTCTCTTTGGAAAAAAATAAAAAAACAAGATGAATTTTTCTTAAATGGACAAAAAATACGACCAACTCGCGCTATTGTAAAACCAGGCGATATAATTGAATATCGCATTGTAGAACAGTCAAATGTCTTGCCCGTCAATTTACCGCTCACCATTTGCTACGAAGATGATTATTTATTAATCGCTGATAAACCAGCCGGTATATTAACTCATCCTTTGACATTTGAAGCTGAAAATACATTAGCAAATGCTGTGATGTATCATTATCAACAGACAAATCAACAAATAGGCTGTCACCCGTTATATCGCTTAGACCGCAATACTTCAGGATTGGTCGTCTTTGCTAAAGTTGGACAGATACAACATTTGCTCGGCAATAATCATCAATTATTAAAAAGATATTATTTAGCCCTCGTCCATGGGAAATTAACAATGCCTAATGGCACCATAGATGAACCAATTGGGCGCTCTTTAAACAGCATAATCTTGCACCGAGTGGATAAAAACGGCAAAAATGCCATAACACATTATCGCACTATAAAAACATATGACGATTACTCTTTAATAGAACTAAATCTTGAAACAGGTCGCACCCATCAAATTCGTGTACACATGTCTTATCTAAACCATCCATTATTAGGTGATGATTTATATGGAGGAAAACGAAACCTTATTTCACGCCATGCCTTACATGCCTATAAATTGCAATTCATTCATCCATTTACACATAAAGAAATAACGATTGAAAGCCAATTACCATTAGATATGCAAAAATTGCTTTAA
- the mnmG gene encoding tRNA uridine-5-carboxymethylaminomethyl(34) synthesis enzyme MnmG: MFIAGNYDVIVIGAGHAGVEAALASARMGCQTLLTTLNMDNIAMMPCNPSVGGPAKGHLVREIDALGGEMGVNADKTCIQYRMLNTGKGPAVQALRAQADKKLYQHMMKKTCELQENLDVKQLLIDEILFENDAVTGVVVETGEVYTCKAVVLASGTYLKGRIIIGENTYAGGPNGQRAAVKLSDCLKKAGIEIMRFKTGTPARVDRRSLDFSKMIIQPGDDEVHNFSFMSDVKTREQVPCWLTYTNEQTHKIIRDNIERAPMANGIIKGIGPRYCPSIETKIVRFPDKQRHQLFIEPEGLDTEEMYVQGMSTSMPIDVQMEFLRTIPGLEHVKIMRPGYAIEYDCINPLQLKPSLEFKKISGFFSAGQTNGTSGYEEAAAQGIIAGINAALKIQGKEPLILKRSEAYIGVLIDDLVTKGTNEPYRIMTSRAEYRLLLRQDNADLRLTEKGRAIGLVSDERYARFVKRRDDIKQAIALLNEIKIYPNKETLAKMQELELGSIHNTATAADLLKRSGITYDRLAQLIELPELADDVKKQVEISIVYEGYIKKQLEQVERMEKLESKLLPADIDYDEVSSLRDEAREKLSKIRPISIGQASRISGVSPADISVLLVYLEQHRRQEEHQ, from the coding sequence TTGTTTATTGCGGGAAATTATGATGTAATTGTCATTGGTGCTGGTCATGCTGGCGTAGAAGCAGCTCTTGCTAGTGCTAGGATGGGTTGTCAAACACTTCTTACAACACTTAATATGGATAATATTGCCATGATGCCATGCAATCCATCAGTCGGTGGTCCAGCTAAAGGTCATTTAGTGCGTGAAATTGATGCTTTAGGTGGAGAAATGGGTGTAAATGCGGATAAAACTTGTATTCAGTATCGCATGTTAAATACAGGTAAAGGTCCAGCTGTTCAGGCTTTGCGTGCTCAAGCAGATAAAAAACTGTATCAGCATATGATGAAGAAAACGTGTGAACTTCAAGAAAATCTCGATGTTAAACAATTATTGATAGATGAAATCTTGTTTGAAAATGATGCTGTTACAGGTGTCGTCGTAGAAACAGGTGAAGTTTATACATGCAAGGCTGTTGTATTAGCTTCAGGAACGTATTTAAAAGGCAGAATTATCATCGGTGAAAATACTTATGCAGGTGGTCCAAATGGACAGCGTGCAGCCGTAAAACTTTCTGATTGCTTGAAAAAAGCAGGCATAGAAATAATGCGCTTTAAAACTGGAACACCAGCACGTGTTGACCGTCGCAGTTTAGATTTTTCTAAGATGATTATTCAGCCTGGTGATGATGAAGTACACAATTTTTCTTTTATGAGCGATGTGAAAACGCGCGAACAAGTGCCATGTTGGCTCACATATACAAATGAACAGACGCATAAAATAATCCGCGACAATATTGAGCGCGCTCCAATGGCTAATGGTATTATAAAGGGAATTGGACCGAGATATTGCCCTTCTATTGAAACGAAAATCGTGCGTTTCCCTGATAAACAGCGCCATCAATTATTCATTGAACCAGAAGGTTTAGATACAGAAGAAATGTACGTTCAAGGCATGTCAACGAGTATGCCGATTGATGTTCAAATGGAATTTTTGCGCACTATACCGGGACTTGAACATGTAAAAATCATGCGTCCTGGTTATGCCATTGAATATGATTGCATCAATCCATTACAATTAAAACCATCTTTGGAATTTAAAAAGATAAGTGGTTTCTTTTCCGCAGGACAGACAAATGGTACATCTGGTTATGAAGAAGCAGCAGCACAAGGTATTATAGCTGGTATTAATGCAGCACTTAAAATCCAAGGCAAAGAGCCTCTTATTTTAAAACGTTCTGAAGCATATATCGGTGTATTGATAGATGATTTAGTAACTAAAGGAACGAATGAACCGTATCGTATAATGACTTCTCGTGCAGAATATCGTTTACTTTTGCGCCAAGATAATGCTGATTTGCGTTTGACGGAAAAAGGCAGAGCTATAGGCTTAGTATCAGATGAACGATATGCGCGCTTTGTAAAACGTCGTGATGATATAAAACAAGCTATTGCACTTTTAAATGAAATCAAGATTTATCCAAATAAAGAAACTTTAGCTAAGATGCAAGAGTTGGAATTAGGCTCTATTCACAACACTGCTACAGCAGCTGATTTATTAAAACGCAGTGGTATAACGTATGATAGATTAGCACAACTTATTGAGCTTCCAGAACTCGCTGATGATGTAAAAAAACAAGTAGAAATTTCCATAGTGTATGAAGGCTATATTAAAAAACAGCTGGAACAAGTAGAACGCATGGAAAAATTAGAGTCAAAATTACTGCCTGCTGATATCGATTATGATGAAGTATCTAGTCTGCGCGATGAAGCACGTGAAAAACTCAGCAAAATAAGACCAATATCCATTGGACAAGCAAGTCGTATTTCAGGCGTATCACCAGCTGATATATCTGTACTGCTCGTTTATCTTGAACAGCATCGTCGACAGGAGGAACATCAATGA